One Equus quagga isolate Etosha38 chromosome 5, UCLA_HA_Equagga_1.0, whole genome shotgun sequence genomic window carries:
- the RETSAT gene encoding all-trans-retinol 13,14-reductase, with product MGLSLLLLAALLLAVLFKVYLGLFARSSPNPFSEDVRRPAAPLVTDREARKKVLKQTFSASRVPEKLDVVVIGSGFGGLAAAAILAKAGKRVLVLEQHTKAGGCCHTFGQDGLEFDTGIHYVGCMEEGSPGRFILDQITEGQLDWAALSSPFDIMVLEGPSGQKEFPMYKGKKAYIQGLKEKFPQEEAAINKYMKLVQMVSRGAIHAVLLKIIPLPVAQFLNKCGLLTRFSPFLRASTQSLAEVLRQLPASPELQAVLSYIFPTYGVTPSHSTFSMHALLVEHYIEGAFYPRGGSSEIAFHTIPVIQRAGGAVLTRAPVQSVLLDSAGKACGVSVKTNRELVNICCPIVISSAGLFNTYKYLLPEKARCLPGVKQQLEMVRPSLSMISVFICLRGTKKDLGLQTTNYYVYFDTDMDKAMEHYYSLPREKAAAHLPFLFISSSSAKDSTWEDRFPDRSTMIVLIPSSYAWFEEWREEPKGKRSSDYETLKNSFVEASLSVVMKLFPQLEGKVDKVTGGSPLTTQFYLAAPQGACYGAAHDLARLQPHVMASLRAQSPIPNLYLTGQDIFTCGLMGTLQGALLCSSAILKRNLYSDLKKLGSRIQAQKKKN from the exons ATGGGGCTttcgctgctgctgctggccgCGCTACTGCTGGCGGTCCTCTTCAAAGTTTACCTGGGGCTCTTCGCGCGCAGCTCCCCGAACCCCTTCTCTGAGGACGTCAGGCGGCCAGCCGCGCCCCTGGTGACCGACAGGGAGGCCAGGAAGAAGGTTCTCAAGCAAA CTTTCTCAGCCAGCCGAGTGCCAGAGAAACTGGATGTGGTGGTGATTGGCAGTGGCTTTGGGGGCCTGGCTGCAGCTGCAATTCTGGCCAAAGCTGGCAAGCGAGTTCTGGTGCTGGAACAACATACCAAGGCAGGGGGCTGTTGTCATACCTTTGGACAGGATGGCCTTGAATTTGACACAG GAATCCATTATGTTGGGTGCATGGAGGAGGGCAGCCCTGGCCGTTTTATACTTGACCAGATCACTGAGGGGCAGCTGGACTGGGCTGCCTTGTCCTCTCCCTTTGACATCATGGTACTAGAAGGGCCCAGTGGCCAAAAGGAGTTCCCCATGTACAAGGGGAAGAAAGCCTACATTCAGGGCCTCAAGGAGAAGTTTCCCCAGGAAGAAGCTGCCATTAACAAGTATATGAAGCTGGTTCAG ATGGTGTCCAGAGGAGCCATTCATGCCGTCTTGTTGAAGATCATCCCTTTGCCTGTGGCTCAGTTCCTCAACAAGTGTGGGCTGCTCACCCGTTTCTCTCCGTTCCTTCGCGCATCCACGCAGAGCCTGGCTGAGGTCCTGCGGCAGCTGCCGGCCTCCCCGGAGCTCCAGGCAGTGCTCAGCTACATCTTCCCCACTTACG GTGTGACCCCCAGCCACAGCACCTTTTCCATGCATGCTCTGCTGGTTGAGCACTACATAGAAGGGGCATTTTATCCCCGAGGGGGTTCCAGTGAAATCGCCTTCCACACCATCCCTGTGATTCAGCGGGCCGGGGGCGCCGTCCTGACGAGGGCCCCTGTGCAGAGTGTGTTGCTGGACTCAGCTGGGAAAGCCTGTG GTGTCAGTGTGAAGACGAATCGGGAGCTGGTGAACATCTGCTGCCCCATCGTCATCTCCAGCGCAGGACTGTTCAATACCTATAAGTACTTGTTGCCGGAGAAGGCCCGCTGTCTGCCAG GTGTGAAGCAGCAGCTGGAGATGGTGCGGCCCAGCTTGAGCATGATCTCTGTTTTCATCTGCCTACGAGGCACCAAGAAGGACTTGGGTCTGCAGACCACCAACTACTATGTTTATTTTGACACAGACATGGACAAGGC GATGGAGCACTATTACTCTCTGCCCAGGGAAAAGGCCGCAGCACACTTgccctttctcttcatttcttcctcatcaGCCAAGGACTCGACTTGGGAGGACCGATTCCCAG ACCGGTCCACAATGATCGTGTTGATACCCAGCTCCTATGCGTGGTTTGAGGAGTGGCGGGAGGAGCCAAAGGGGAAGCGGAGCAGTGACTATGAGACCCTCAAAAATTCCTTTGTGGAAGCCTCTCTGTCAGTTGTCATGAAGCTGTTCCCACAGCTGGAGGGAAAG GTGGACAAGGTGACTGGAGGATCCCCACTGACCACTCAGTTCTATCTGGCTGCTCCCCAGGGTGCCTGCTATGGGGCTGCCCATGACCTGGCTCGCCTGCAACCTCACGTGATGGCCTCCCTGAGGGCCCAAAGCCCCATCCCCAACCTCTACCTGACAG GCCAGGATATCTTCACCTGTGGGTTGATGGGGACCCTGCAAGGGGCCCTGCTGTGCAGCAGCGCCATCCTGAAGCGGAACCTGTACTCAGACCTTAAGAAGCTTGGCTCAAGGATCCAGgcacagaagaagaagaattag